Below is a window of Flavobacterium cyclinae DNA.
AGTATAAACGATTTTTAAATTCGCTTTAGCTTCTGTTGGTGTATTAAAACTTGCATTTTCAACCGTAGATTTTGCGAAAGCTTCGTCTACTTCAGCATCGATATATTCAATTAAATCGTTATTCGCTTCGAATTTGATATCGCTGTATTTTAAATCTTCGATTACTTTGATAATTTCAGCATCTTGTGGTGGTACTAATTGGCCACCATCTTGCCAATATACTTTATAACCGTTGTATTCTGGTGGATTATGAGATGCAGTTAAAACAATTCCTGCATGACAATTTAAGTAACGAACTGCAAATGATAATTCGGGAGTTGGACGCATATCCGAAAACAAATACACTTTAATTCCGTTAGCCGAAAAAACATCAGCTACAACTTTAGCTAATGTATTACTATTGTGACGGCAATCGTAAGCAATAGCTACTTTTAACTGTTCGTTTGGAAACGATTTGTGTAAATAATCCGATAAACCTTGCGTATTTTTACCTAATGTATATTTGTTGATACGATTAGTTCCAACGCCCATAACGCCACGCATTCCACCCGTTCCAAACTCTAAATTTTTATAGAAACTTTCTTCTAATTCTTTTGGAGCAGAAGTCATCATTTCTTTTATTGCGTCTTGAGTTGCTTCGTCAAATGTTGGGGTTAACCACTCGTTTACTTTGTTTAAAATACTTTGTTCGATATGCATTTTTAATCTTGATAATGATATTTATTTTGAAACTAAACTTGAGGTCACAATTTGTGACCTTAAATTATAATACTTCTGAAATCTTATAGCGTTCTTCGTTGTTTTTGGTTCTTAAGATTATTTCACCTAAAAATCCGGCTAAGAATAGTTGTGTTCCAATTAACATTGCGGTTAATGCCAAATAAAATTGCGGTCTTTCAGTAATTAATCTTCCAGTTGTGTTGATAAATAATTTATCGATTCCTAAGTAGAACGCAAATAAAAATCCAATCACAAACATAATAGAACCTAATAAACCAAAAAGGTGCATGGGTCGTTTTCCGAAAGTGGATAAAAACCAAATCGTAATTAAATCTAAAAATCCATTGATAAAACGGCTCATTCCAAATTTAGAACTTCCGTATTTTCTAGCTTGATGAATCACGACTTTTTCACCGATTTTTCCAAATCCAGCATTTTTTGCTAAAACCGGAATGTAACGGTGCATTTCACCTGAAACTTCGATGTTTTTGATGACAATATTTTTATAAGCTTTTAATCCACAGTTGAAATCATTCAATTTGACTCCCGAAGTTTTTCGAGCGGCCCAATTGAACAATTTAGAAGGAATGTTTTTTGCTACAACTGAATCGTAACGTTTTTTCTTCCAACCTGAAATCAAATCATAATTATCTTCAGAAATTAAACGAAATAATTCTGGAATTTCATCTGGACTGTCTTGTAAATCGGCATCCATAGTAATTACTACATCACCTTGTGCTTTAGCAAAACCGGCATGTAAAGCTTGCGATTTTCCGTAATTTCTTAGAAAACGAATTCCTTTTACATTTTGATTCTCTTTCGATAAATTAGAGATAACTTCCCAAGAAGCATCAGTGCTACCGTCATCAATAAAAAGGATTTCGTAAGAGTAGTTATGCGCTTGCATTACTTTTACAATCCAATTGTGTAATTCAGGCAACGATTCTTGTTCGTTTAATAATGGGATAACTATGGATAAGTTCATTTACTTAAAATACAGGTTTGTTTTTTTTGAAAATTGCGGCAAGGATTAACCCAAAAATAATTGATCCTAATAATGATTTTAGTATTCCATAAAGTAGACCAGTTGTAGAAAATTGTGGATTTTCTTTCATACCTTCAACTACTTTCTTTATTTCAGAAGAAGGAACATTCCATTTTTGAAGATTTTCTACTTGGAACGTAATTAAAGCATCATGTATTAAATCTCTTGTTTCTGTATCAATAACATTAAATAAAACAATTGAAAAAGTAGTAGAAATTAATATTCCTATAAGAGCAGCCACAAAATAACCGCTAAAACCTTCTTTAAAAGTCATGAAGCCTCCTAAGTTTTTTCTTAATTCTGATAACTGAAAAATACCAATAGCTAAAAAGCCTAATAAAATTGCTAGTCCTAACCAAATGTTAATGAATAGTTTGTAATCAATAATGTATAATATTAATACGTAAAAAACACTAAATAAGCCACTGATTACTCCAAATTTAATTCCGTTTTTTTTGATAATTTCGTTCATAGTTTGTTTTGGTTTAATTAATTTACAAATATAAGAATTCTAATCGTTGTAAGATTAGAGTTTAAAAATAAAAAAAAGTTACAGAAACATTGGTAAATTAAAAATTAAATGTAATTTTGCACTCTCAAATTAAAAAGTTTATAAACCAAAAGGTTATAAGTTGTTTACACCTTTATAGTTTTAAAGCCGCGAAACAAGTTATAATCGTTTAATAAAAAGATTTACAAAATGAAAAAAGGTATTCACCCAGAAAATTACAGATTAGTAGCTTTCAAAGACATGTCAAACGAGGATGTGTTTATTACAAAATCAACAGTAGAAACTAAAGAAACAATTGTTCACGAAGGAGTTGAATATCCTGTTTATAAAATGGAGATTTCTAGAACGTCACACCCATTCTATACTGGTAAATCTAAACTTATTGATACTGCAGGTCGTATCGATAAATTCAACAGCAAATACGCTAAAAAAGCTAAATAATTTTTCGCTTTTTAAAAATAATAAGAAAGCTTCACAAAATGTGAAGCTTTTTTTATGGAATAAATTGTATTTTTGAATTTACAATTTGAAAAAACTTATAGTACAGACAAGTCATTGACTTGTCTCAACAAAAAACAAAAATATGAACTATATACTTTTTGACGGAACTGTTCGCAATGCGTTACTTCCATTTACTTTTACGCGTCCTGTAGCTGATATTCGTATTGGGATTTTAACAATTCGTGAAAAATGGGAGAAATATTTAGGTAATACAACCACTACGCTGACTGAGGAATATCTCATGGAAAAATATCCAATGGTGGAAATGGAAGAAAATATTATGATTAACGCTTCCTTTTTGCCTAATCCTATTTTAATTGATATGGTTCAAAATTTGAATCCGAAAGAAGCGATTCTTTTTGGAGAAGAAATCATTGCTTTCCATACCAATGATACACAAGAAGATATCGATTTTGATGAATATGAATTAATTGAATACGAAGGTGACGTTTTACGTATTGAAAATACTTGGGATATTTTTGCAAAAAATGATGCAGCTATTCGTGAAGATTTCGAATTATTAACGGAAGATCGATTTTCTCAACCCATTCCAAAAAGTGTTAATGTAATTGCTCCAGAAAATATTTTTATTGAAGAAGGAGCAAAGTTAGAATTTGTAACTTTAAATGCATCAACTGGGCCAATTTACATTGGTAAAAATGCTGAAATCATGGAAGGTTCTGTTATTCGTGGACCTTTTGCTTTGTGTGAAGAAGCACAAGTAAAATTAGCAACAAAAGTATACGGAGCCACTACTGTTGGACCACATTGTCGTATTGGTGGCGAAGTAAATAATTCGGTTTTATTTGGTTATTCTAACAAAGGACATGATGGGTTTTTAGGAAATTCAGTTTTAGGTGAATGGTGTAATATTGGTGCCGATTCTAATAATTCCAACTTAAAAAACAATTACGAAGAAGTACGTTTGTGGAGTTATGAAACGGAGGGTTTTGCTAAAACAGGATTGCAGTTTTGTGGTTTGATGATGGGGGATCACAGTAAATGTGGTATTAATACCATGTTTAATACAGGAACGGTAGTGGGTGTTTCAACAAATATTTTTGGTTCAGGTTTTCCAAGAAATTTTGTTCCGAGTTTTTCATGGGGTGGTGCTTCAGGATTTACGACTTATATAACTAAAAAAGCATTTGAAACAGCTAAAATAGTGATGAGTCGTCGTCATGTGGAATTCTCAGAACAAGATGCAAAGATATTAGAGCATGTTTTTGAAGAGACTAAAAAATATAGAAAAGAGTAATTAAAAATCGGGCTGTATTCCAACCCAATTCAAATTACTAACTATATAAATCAATAAAATCGCAACAATAATGGAAAGAAACGCTAATAGAATTTGACGTTTCTTTCTTTTTTTGTTTTTTGATTGCATACGAAAACGAATTGCTTCCAATTGTTCTGGAGTTGATTTAATAGGGTCGTGTCCAGGAGTTGAATCGTTGATTTTATAATCCTTCCAATTTAGACGATTTCGATTACCTCTTAATAATTTGTTATAAGCTAAGCTTTTTATAGCATGCATCATTGAACCCTCTCCAGCCATATTTTTTTTGTAGTTATACGTTTAATATGAAATAAAGTTACATTTTCCCACTTATTACCTACATTTTCCCACTTGTCTATTTAATTATTGTTGAAGTAACTTCTCTATTTACTTTTACTCCATTGAAAGAGATTTTTAGTTCTGTAGGGGGAATTTAAAAATTGTTAAGGCTAGATTTATCTAGCCTTTTTCATTTTAATAAAACTTGATTTATTATTTATATTCCCACTTATTACCTAAATCCGTACACTTATCTATTTCGGTTATCAATAGAAATGTAATGTTTGTAATTTTAACCCATAGAAAGAAATTTTTAGTTCTGTAGGGGGAATGTAAAAATTTTAAAAGGCTAGACAAATTGTCTAGCCTTTTTAATTTAATTCTGGTTTTAAAACGGATAAATATATACTCTTACCACTTATTACTTAAAATAATACGGTTGTCTATTTTGGTTATCTGCAG
It encodes the following:
- a CDS encoding glycosyltransferase family 2 protein gives rise to the protein MNLSIVIPLLNEQESLPELHNWIVKVMQAHNYSYEILFIDDGSTDASWEVISNLSKENQNVKGIRFLRNYGKSQALHAGFAKAQGDVVITMDADLQDSPDEIPELFRLISEDNYDLISGWKKKRYDSVVAKNIPSKLFNWAARKTSGVKLNDFNCGLKAYKNIVIKNIEVSGEMHRYIPVLAKNAGFGKIGEKVVIHQARKYGSSKFGMSRFINGFLDLITIWFLSTFGKRPMHLFGLLGSIMFVIGFLFAFYLGIDKLFINTTGRLITERPQFYLALTAMLIGTQLFLAGFLGEIILRTKNNEERYKISEVL
- a CDS encoding GlmU family protein gives rise to the protein MNYILFDGTVRNALLPFTFTRPVADIRIGILTIREKWEKYLGNTTTTLTEEYLMEKYPMVEMEENIMINASFLPNPILIDMVQNLNPKEAILFGEEIIAFHTNDTQEDIDFDEYELIEYEGDVLRIENTWDIFAKNDAAIREDFELLTEDRFSQPIPKSVNVIAPENIFIEEGAKLEFVTLNASTGPIYIGKNAEIMEGSVIRGPFALCEEAQVKLATKVYGATTVGPHCRIGGEVNNSVLFGYSNKGHDGFLGNSVLGEWCNIGADSNNSNLKNNYEEVRLWSYETEGFAKTGLQFCGLMMGDHSKCGINTMFNTGTVVGVSTNIFGSGFPRNFVPSFSWGGASGFTTYITKKAFETAKIVMSRRHVEFSEQDAKILEHVFEETKKYRKE
- a CDS encoding type B 50S ribosomal protein L31; protein product: MKKGIHPENYRLVAFKDMSNEDVFITKSTVETKETIVHEGVEYPVYKMEISRTSHPFYTGKSKLIDTAGRIDKFNSKYAKKAK
- a CDS encoding DUF4199 domain-containing protein — translated: MNEIIKKNGIKFGVISGLFSVFYVLILYIIDYKLFINIWLGLAILLGFLAIGIFQLSELRKNLGGFMTFKEGFSGYFVAALIGILISTTFSIVLFNVIDTETRDLIHDALITFQVENLQKWNVPSSEIKKVVEGMKENPQFSTTGLLYGILKSLLGSIIFGLILAAIFKKNKPVF